Proteins co-encoded in one Nonomuraea helvata genomic window:
- a CDS encoding redoxin domain-containing protein, with amino-acid sequence MFPVRTAAAMAAVALLAAGCGGAWQGEAASGTASASATSTATSTATSTLTASPAASVTPLPTASQEAEAAGKASAPAALEFSARTLDGEAFQGASLAGRPVVFWFWAPWCPKCLSEAPAVKAVAGKYSEVAFVGVAGLDTETAMKEFVQRTGTGNLVHLSDAKGVVWTKLGVSQQSTFVFMKPDGSTAIASGPLSRDKLDEHLRELLVR; translated from the coding sequence ATGTTCCCAGTACGAACGGCGGCCGCGATGGCGGCAGTTGCCCTGCTGGCGGCCGGGTGCGGCGGCGCATGGCAGGGCGAGGCGGCGAGTGGCACCGCGTCGGCCTCGGCGACCTCCACTGCGACCTCCACTGCGACCTCCACGCTGACGGCGTCCCCGGCGGCCTCCGTGACGCCCTTACCGACTGCGTCCCAGGAAGCGGAAGCGGCAGGCAAGGCTTCTGCGCCCGCCGCGCTGGAGTTCTCCGCCCGGACGCTGGACGGTGAGGCCTTTCAGGGGGCGAGCCTGGCGGGAAGGCCGGTGGTTTTCTGGTTCTGGGCGCCGTGGTGTCCCAAGTGCCTTTCCGAAGCGCCCGCAGTGAAGGCCGTGGCCGGCAAATACAGCGAGGTCGCGTTCGTCGGGGTCGCGGGGTTGGACACCGAGACGGCGATGAAGGAATTCGTCCAGCGCACCGGCACCGGCAACCTCGTGCACCTGTCAGACGCCAAGGGGGTGGTCTGGACGAAGCTGGGTGTCAGCCAGCAGTCCACGTTCGTGTTCATGAAACCGGACGGCTCCACCGCGATTGCCTCGGGTCCGCTCAGTCGGGACAAGCTGGACGAGCACCTCCGCGAGCTCCTCGTTCGGTAA
- a CDS encoding cytochrome c biogenesis CcdA family protein, whose translation MSDLPLALALTAGTVAAFNPCGFAMLPAYLTLLINDEETTRRGPIGRALMLSVAMTAGFVTVFGLFGLAVTALAVSVGGYLPWASLGIGVVLVGLGVWLLSGRELLLRLPGPATGRPTTSPLSLYGYGLSYALASLSCTVGPFLAVTSASLSGGGLLGGVAAFATYALGMGLVIAVLSLAVAFARAAVVARLRRLLPYVSRASGGLLTLAGLYVVYYGWYELRVFAGADADDPIVSTATAVQATIAGWLAGLGTGWIVVVLALLVVGALALCKTRRRDRIPE comes from the coding sequence ATGAGCGATCTGCCGCTCGCCCTGGCACTCACGGCCGGCACCGTGGCCGCGTTCAACCCGTGCGGCTTCGCCATGCTGCCCGCCTACCTCACCCTGTTGATCAACGACGAGGAGACCACACGCCGCGGGCCCATCGGACGGGCGCTGATGCTTTCGGTGGCTATGACCGCCGGATTCGTCACGGTTTTCGGCCTGTTCGGGCTCGCGGTCACCGCGCTGGCGGTGTCGGTGGGCGGCTATCTGCCGTGGGCCAGCCTGGGTATCGGGGTGGTCCTGGTCGGCCTGGGTGTCTGGTTGTTGTCCGGTCGCGAACTGCTGCTGCGCCTGCCGGGGCCGGCCACCGGCCGCCCCACCACCTCACCCCTGTCCCTGTACGGTTACGGGCTGTCGTATGCGCTGGCCTCCCTGTCCTGCACGGTCGGCCCGTTCCTCGCGGTCACCTCGGCCTCTCTGTCCGGCGGCGGGCTGCTCGGCGGCGTGGCAGCCTTCGCGACCTACGCGCTCGGCATGGGCCTGGTCATCGCCGTACTGTCGCTGGCGGTGGCGTTCGCCCGCGCCGCCGTGGTCGCCAGACTGCGACGCCTACTGCCGTACGTGTCCAGAGCCAGCGGCGGCCTGCTCACCCTCGCCGGCCTGTACGTCGTCTACTACGGCTGGTACGAGCTGCGCGTCTTCGCCGGAGCCGACGCCGACGACCCGATCGTGAGCACCGCGACAGCCGTACAAGCCACCATCGCCGGCTGGCTGGCAGGGCTTGGCACCGGCTGGATCGTCGTCGTGCTCGCCTTGCTCGTCGTCGGGGCGCTCGCGCTGTGCAAGACGCGACGGCGCGATCGTATTCCTGAGTGA
- a CDS encoding AbfB domain-containing protein: MVLHTSRRSLLKAAAGIAVLPALPSVARASSAAAAFKHPGLLHTQADFDRIAAAVQAGAQPYKSGWDKLVANGHSKSTWKARPLETVVRGGTGQNYWQFYNDVHAAYQNALRWRISGEKAHGDAARDILNAWSGMLKAINGSSDRFLAAGIYGYQVANAAELMRGYPGFDVERFQKMLLTVFYPVNDRFLREHNGACITHYWANWDLCNMASVMAIGLFCDDQAKFERAVDYFKNGKGNGSIMNAIPFLHPGGLAQWQESGRDQAHTVMGIGLIGTIAEMAWNQGVDLYGYADNRIMKAAEYAAKYNLGQDVPFTTYKWGHGQNCAPQEQAVISSAARGQDRPVWELLYNHYANRRGLALPYTKAYAERVRAEGGGGDYGPNSGGFDQLGFGTLLFTRAAAASGGGGALPTGVTRTLQSINFPKEGIAASGALGVLGEAAPLRIVPGLADAKGYSFMDGDGRYLRHKNYRLRFDADNDTELFERDATFLARPASGAGTVRLESLNYPGRFIRHRHHQLWLDKDQDTSAFRADSTFKPATS, translated from the coding sequence ATGGTTCTCCACACCAGCCGACGGAGCCTGCTGAAGGCCGCGGCCGGGATCGCGGTGCTGCCGGCGCTGCCCTCCGTGGCGCGGGCGTCGTCGGCGGCGGCGGCGTTCAAGCACCCGGGGCTGCTGCACACCCAGGCGGACTTCGACCGGATCGCGGCTGCGGTGCAGGCGGGAGCGCAGCCGTACAAGAGCGGGTGGGACAAGCTCGTCGCCAACGGGCACTCCAAGAGCACGTGGAAGGCGCGCCCGCTGGAGACGGTGGTGCGTGGCGGGACCGGGCAGAACTACTGGCAGTTCTACAACGACGTGCACGCCGCCTACCAGAACGCGCTGCGCTGGAGGATCTCCGGCGAGAAGGCGCACGGCGACGCCGCCCGGGACATCCTGAACGCCTGGTCGGGCATGTTGAAGGCGATCAACGGCAGCTCCGACCGGTTCCTGGCGGCGGGCATCTACGGCTACCAGGTCGCCAACGCCGCCGAGCTCATGCGCGGCTACCCGGGCTTCGACGTCGAGCGGTTCCAGAAGATGCTGCTGACCGTCTTCTACCCGGTGAACGACCGCTTCCTGCGTGAACACAACGGTGCCTGCATCACCCACTACTGGGCCAACTGGGACCTGTGCAACATGGCCTCGGTCATGGCGATCGGGCTGTTCTGCGACGACCAGGCCAAGTTCGAGCGGGCCGTCGACTACTTCAAGAACGGCAAGGGCAACGGGTCCATCATGAACGCCATCCCGTTCCTCCACCCGGGCGGTCTCGCCCAGTGGCAGGAGAGCGGGCGCGACCAGGCGCACACCGTGATGGGGATCGGCCTGATCGGCACCATCGCGGAAATGGCCTGGAACCAGGGCGTCGACCTGTACGGCTACGCCGACAACCGGATCATGAAGGCGGCCGAGTACGCCGCCAAGTACAACCTGGGCCAGGACGTGCCGTTCACCACGTACAAGTGGGGCCACGGCCAGAACTGCGCCCCCCAGGAGCAGGCGGTCATCTCGAGCGCGGCGCGCGGCCAGGACCGTCCCGTGTGGGAGCTGCTCTACAACCACTACGCCAACCGGCGCGGGCTGGCGTTGCCGTACACGAAGGCGTACGCCGAGCGGGTGCGGGCCGAGGGCGGTGGCGGCGACTACGGGCCGAACAGCGGCGGGTTCGACCAGCTCGGCTTCGGGACCCTGCTGTTCACCCGCGCGGCCGCCGCCTCCGGCGGTGGCGGCGCGCTGCCGACCGGGGTGACGCGCACCCTCCAGTCGATCAACTTCCCGAAGGAAGGGATCGCCGCCTCGGGTGCTCTCGGCGTGCTCGGGGAGGCGGCACCGCTGCGGATCGTGCCCGGCCTGGCCGACGCCAAGGGCTACTCGTTCATGGACGGGGACGGCCGCTACCTGCGGCACAAAAATTACCGGCTGCGGTTCGACGCCGACAACGACACCGAGCTGTTCGAGCGGGACGCGACCTTCCTCGCCCGGCCGGCCTCGGGCGCGGGGACAGTGCGGCTGGAGTCGCTCAACTATCCCGGCCGGTTCATCCGCCACCGCCACCACCAGCTGTGGCTCGACAAGGACCAGGACACCTCCGCCTTCCGAGCCGACAGCACCTTCAAACCAGCCACTTCCTGA
- a CDS encoding cytochrome P450 yields the protein MNDFAASITFDQLGSDPYPIFARLRREAPVVLLPKLDLWMVTRWDDVRQVLSAYESYTSAFPSLATQIFGERSVLKVEGDAHADLRAAVDTRFAHERIERATTVTREAARPYATKLSSQDDLMSSYFEPAASTALARFIGLPDVDADTLIRWARNLSAGMSNFAADSAVHEQAMAAATEIRQTIEPFARQTTDRPDNSVLSQLLHSGCPADTVRSAENIMPTFIEILSAFLEPAAGAGLTLLALLQHPTQMQAIRDDPRLIRKAVHETLRWLSPNGALSRRATKDVLLAGQIIPAGATVMAAIASAGRDESIFTDPDTFDINRDPFPNLGLGYSRHACLAAPVVGAIIAALLDVLLEQHPRLSLDPEQPHNLRGWKFRVLTNLHVRIGDPAGCVQ from the coding sequence ATGAACGACTTCGCCGCGTCCATCACCTTCGACCAGCTCGGCAGTGACCCCTATCCGATCTTCGCCAGGCTCCGCCGCGAAGCGCCGGTCGTCCTGCTGCCGAAGCTCGACCTGTGGATGGTCACCCGCTGGGATGACGTGCGCCAGGTCCTCAGTGCCTACGAGTCGTACACCAGCGCCTTCCCCTCGCTGGCCACACAGATATTCGGGGAACGGTCCGTACTCAAGGTTGAGGGCGACGCCCACGCCGATCTGCGAGCCGCCGTTGACACGCGATTCGCCCACGAACGCATCGAACGGGCCACCACAGTCACCCGCGAGGCCGCACGACCGTACGCCACCAAGCTCAGTAGCCAGGACGACCTGATGTCCAGCTACTTCGAACCCGCCGCGAGCACCGCGCTCGCCCGTTTCATCGGCCTGCCGGACGTGGACGCCGACACGCTCATACGCTGGGCCCGCAACCTCAGCGCCGGAATGAGCAACTTCGCGGCGGACTCGGCCGTACACGAACAGGCGATGGCCGCCGCCACCGAGATCCGCCAGACGATCGAGCCATTCGCCCGGCAAACTACAGACCGGCCCGACAACTCAGTCCTGTCACAGCTGCTCCACAGCGGCTGCCCGGCCGACACCGTCCGATCCGCCGAGAACATCATGCCCACCTTCATCGAGATCCTCTCGGCGTTCCTGGAACCGGCGGCCGGCGCCGGGCTCACGCTGCTCGCGCTGCTCCAGCACCCCACGCAAATGCAGGCCATCCGCGATGACCCGCGTCTGATCCGCAAGGCCGTCCACGAAACGCTGCGCTGGCTGTCACCAAACGGCGCGCTCAGCCGCCGCGCGACCAAAGACGTGCTCCTCGCCGGACAGATCATCCCCGCCGGAGCAACCGTCATGGCGGCCATCGCCTCGGCAGGCCGGGACGAGAGCATCTTCACCGACCCAGACACCTTCGACATCAACCGAGACCCCTTCCCCAACCTGGGTCTCGGATACTCCCGCCACGCATGCCTCGCCGCCCCAGTCGTCGGTGCCATCATCGCGGCCCTGCTGGACGTGCTACTCGAGCAACACCCACGGCTCTCCCTGGACCCCGAACAGCCGCACAACCTGCGCGGCTGGAAATTCCGCGTGCTGACGAACCTGCATGTCCGCATCGGCGATCCGGCCGGGTGTGTCCAGTAA
- a CDS encoding glutamate decarboxylase, with translation MLRRVESDRWQESLDVNPLYNGLVPEGGVPRFKMPASPMNPTAAQALIRDELLLDGNARLNLATFCTTWMEPQARELIAETLDRNLVDHDQYPQTADIEARCVNMLDHLWGDPNGASVGCSTGGSSEAAMLGALAMKFQWRERRRAAGLSTANPNLVMGTAVHTCWPKFCQYWDVEPRWIPIEEPAFTLNPARLREFCDENTIGVIGVLGSTQCGKYDPIEQMSAELDRLEAERGLRIPLHVDAAVGGFITPFLEPDRVWDFRLPRVQSINTSGHKFGLVYPGVGWIVWQEPDALPQDLVLSCDLLGGNIDTFTLNFSRSGAPVVAQYYNFLRLGFEGYRAVQQTCRDVATYLGEEIAKLPELSLIADGSELPVLAVRTAPGYNGFTVFDLAARLKMHGWQAPTYYLPPGLEHIAVIRFVIRNGFSQDIAAKLLANVRTEVEYLRDNPVPRPRRGGDEAAAEQPGVPTGA, from the coding sequence ATGCTCAGACGAGTCGAATCCGACCGGTGGCAAGAATCACTCGATGTCAATCCCCTTTACAACGGGCTGGTGCCGGAAGGCGGCGTACCCCGGTTCAAGATGCCGGCCAGCCCGATGAATCCCACAGCGGCCCAGGCGCTCATCCGCGACGAACTCCTGCTCGACGGCAACGCCCGGCTCAACCTGGCCACCTTCTGCACGACCTGGATGGAGCCCCAGGCCCGCGAACTCATCGCCGAAACCCTCGACCGCAACCTCGTCGACCATGACCAGTACCCGCAGACGGCCGACATCGAGGCGCGCTGCGTCAACATGCTCGATCACCTGTGGGGCGACCCGAACGGCGCCAGCGTCGGCTGTTCCACAGGCGGCTCCAGCGAGGCGGCCATGCTCGGGGCGCTGGCGATGAAGTTCCAGTGGCGCGAGCGGCGCCGGGCGGCCGGGCTGTCCACCGCCAACCCCAACCTCGTGATGGGCACTGCCGTCCACACCTGCTGGCCGAAGTTCTGCCAGTACTGGGACGTGGAGCCGCGCTGGATACCGATCGAGGAGCCGGCCTTCACCTTGAACCCGGCCCGGCTCCGCGAGTTCTGTGACGAGAACACCATCGGGGTCATCGGTGTGCTCGGCTCCACGCAATGCGGCAAGTACGACCCGATCGAGCAGATGTCGGCCGAGCTGGACCGGCTGGAGGCCGAGCGCGGGCTGCGAATACCGCTGCACGTGGACGCGGCAGTGGGCGGCTTCATCACCCCGTTCCTGGAACCCGACAGGGTGTGGGATTTCCGGCTACCCCGGGTGCAGTCGATCAACACCTCGGGCCACAAGTTCGGCCTGGTCTACCCCGGCGTCGGCTGGATCGTCTGGCAGGAGCCGGACGCACTGCCGCAGGACCTGGTGCTCTCCTGCGACCTGCTCGGCGGCAACATCGACACCTTCACGCTCAACTTCTCCCGCTCCGGCGCCCCGGTCGTCGCGCAGTACTACAACTTCCTTCGGCTCGGCTTCGAGGGCTACCGGGCCGTCCAGCAGACCTGCCGGGACGTGGCGACCTACCTCGGTGAGGAGATCGCGAAACTCCCCGAGCTCTCGCTCATCGCCGACGGCTCGGAACTGCCGGTGCTCGCCGTGCGGACCGCCCCCGGCTACAACGGTTTCACCGTCTTCGACCTGGCCGCCCGGCTGAAGATGCACGGCTGGCAGGCCCCGACGTACTACCTGCCGCCTGGCCTGGAGCACATAGCCGTCATCCGCTTCGTCATCCGCAACGGCTTCAGCCAGGACATCGCCGCCAAACTGCTGGCGAACGTGCGCACCGAGGTCGAGTACCTGCGCGACAATCCGGTTCCGCGCCCTCGCCGCGGCGGCGACGAGGCGGCCGCCGAGCAGCCGGGTGTGCCGACGGGAGCATGA
- a CDS encoding DUF418 domain-containing protein: protein MIVGATVAMDRLPRLRHLAKPVIAVGTMSLTAYVGHFVAQSVLSVPGGTGTQQSWMPLLMFIGGAIAFASIWSRFFRRGPLEYLLNASTKPAKYIR from the coding sequence GTGATCGTCGGCGCGACGGTGGCGATGGACCGCCTGCCGCGACTGCGCCACCTGGCCAAACCCGTCATCGCCGTGGGCACCATGTCCCTGACCGCCTACGTCGGCCACTTCGTCGCACAGTCCGTGCTGTCCGTGCCCGGCGGGACCGGCACCCAGCAGTCCTGGATGCCGCTGCTCATGTTCATCGGCGGGGCGATCGCGTTCGCCTCCATCTGGTCCCGCTTCTTCCGCCGCGGACCCCTGGAGTACCTGCTCAACGCCTCCACCAAGCCGGCGAAGTACATCCGATGA